ACAGCCTTAAGGGCCAGTTCTAACAGCTTGCTTGGTTGTACACTCATATTTTATCCTCCAATATTCTAACTAAATCATTACGCGCCAGTACCGTTAACGGAAAAATCACTCGGCGTTTTTCCAGCAGTAGGCTAATCGTAGAATCAAATCCAGCGACTAGTCCTTCTTCCAAACTTACTTTTGCCAGCTTACGTATCTTATCAACCCCAGGAAAATCGCGACCAGGTTCGATATAGTCGGCGAGACAGACGATTTTCTCAAGTAAACTCATGTCTTCACGGCCTGAGGTGTGAAAACGGATCGCATTAAGAATATCAGGATCTGTGATCCCATATTCTTGCTCTGCTACAAAGGCGCCTACTTCCGAATGCCACAACTGCTTATCATGCTTCAGAAGATTCAAGTTCAGATGATTCTGCTCGATAATCTCCTTCATTCTCTCCACAGGCCAATACTTGGCCACATCATGCAGAATTGCCGCTGTCTCTGCACGCTCAGGATCAGCGCCATATTGCTCTGCTAGTTGAATAGATGACTCCATTACGCCCAGTGTATGCTTCCAGCGCTTGGCAGGCATTTGCGTCGAAACCGCCTCAATCAGAGCTTCGCGGCTGTACGCCATACAATCCACTCCTTTGAACATAATCGAACACTGCCTCAGGTACCATATAACGAATGGATTTTCCCGCTGCAGCCCGTTCTCTTAACATCGTTGACGATATATCAACCAGAGGCATATCTGCTAGCAGCACCTTATCTGCTATATAAGTTGGCAATGCGTCTAGATCAAGAGGTGTTCCCGGTCGACCTACACCGATAAATGTAAGCCGCTGCACAAGCTCTTCAATCTCGTTCCATTTCGGTAAATACTGAACCATATCCGCTCCGATGATGAAATAAAGATCGAAATGCGGATACGCTTCTTGCAGCCGTCTTATAGTCTCATACGTATAGGATACGCCACCTCTAACAACTTCCCAGTCTAATGTGCGAAAAGCCTCATGATTCTGTACCGCTTCCTGCACCATTGCCAACCGGTCTGCTCCAGATACACCTGCCTCATGTTTATGGGGCGGGATATGCGAAGGCATAAACCATATTTCTTGAAGTCCATAAGTGTCCCTTGCCGCTTCCGCTGCCATCATATGACCGATATGAAGAGGATCAAAGGTACCTCCCATTATTCCAACTTTCAAGAGGACGACCTCCTCGGTAGGGTATACTTACAGCTATTAGCGTGGCAGCTCAATAGTTTTGTTATCGCGTGATTCCTTGTACAGGACAATGGTCTTACCGATTACTTGTACAAGTTCAGAACCGGATTGTTCAGCTAGTGCAGCACCGATTTCCTTCGGATTCTCAATATTGTTGCTCAGTATACTAATCTTCATAAGCTCACGCTTCTCAATAGCTTCTTCAATGTGGCGTACGAGGTGATCATTTACTCCACCTTTGCCCACTTGAAAAATAGGATCGAGATGATGCGCCAATGAACGAAGATACCGTGTTTGTTTACCAGTTAACATAAATGAATAACTCCTTAATTAACATATTTTATTACCCTAAATTGATGAATCCATTTCTTACTCTTTTCCGCCCAGACAATTGAGTATGGTCTGTCGCATGATTTCCGTAGGAGCAGGTTGCCCCGTCCAATACTCCAGTGCATAGGCACCCTGATAGACAAACATACCGAGGCCTCCATGGATTGTACAGCCCCGTTCAAGTGCTTCTAACAATAAACGCGTACGCAGCGGATTATAAATCAGATCACTTACGACCATCCCTGCACGAAGCAGTTCTGGGTCTATCGGTGTCTCCTCGATATAAGGATACATGCCTACAGAGGTAGTATTGATCAGTACGTCTACACCATTTAGCATTTCCGCTACTTCGTTCATGCTAATCCCGATAACATTCCCTTTGCTCTGGCAAAGTGTGGCCAATTCCTGTGCCTTATCAACACTGCGATTAGCAATAATGATAGAAGAAGGCTTCTCCTGAAGCAGTGCGGCAACAATTCCCCTTGCTGCCCCACCGGCTCCAATCACCATAATCTTCATACCTGACAAATC
This window of the Paenibacillus sp. FSL R10-2734 genome carries:
- the aroE gene encoding shikimate dehydrogenase gives rise to the protein MSLKTATEGHNTGNILLGVMGDPIIQSKSPIMHEAALQALGIPGAYVPLHILPENLEDAVQAVRTLGFRGVNVTIPHKVAVMALVDQLDESAVAVGAVNTIVNNNGILTGYNTDGIGYVRSLKAEAISDLSGMKIMVIGAGGAARGIVAALLQEKPSSIIIANRSVDKAQELATLCQSKGNVIGISMNEVAEMLNGVDVLINTTSVGMYPYIEETPIDPELLRAGMVVSDLIYNPLRTRLLLEALERGCTIHGGLGMFVYQGAYALEYWTGQPAPTEIMRQTILNCLGGKE
- the yhbY gene encoding ribosome assembly RNA-binding protein YhbY, coding for MLTGKQTRYLRSLAHHLDPIFQVGKGGVNDHLVRHIEEAIEKRELMKISILSNNIENPKEIGAALAEQSGSELVQVIGKTIVLYKESRDNKTIELPR
- the yqeK gene encoding bis(5'-nucleosyl)-tetraphosphatase (symmetrical) YqeK, which gives rise to MAYSREALIEAVSTQMPAKRWKHTLGVMESSIQLAEQYGADPERAETAAILHDVAKYWPVERMKEIIEQNHLNLNLLKHDKQLWHSEVGAFVAEQEYGITDPDILNAIRFHTSGREDMSLLEKIVCLADYIEPGRDFPGVDKIRKLAKVSLEEGLVAGFDSTISLLLEKRRVIFPLTVLARNDLVRILEDKI
- a CDS encoding nicotinate-nucleotide adenylyltransferase, with the protein product MKVGIMGGTFDPLHIGHMMAAEAARDTYGLQEIWFMPSHIPPHKHEAGVSGADRLAMVQEAVQNHEAFRTLDWEVVRGGVSYTYETIRRLQEAYPHFDLYFIIGADMVQYLPKWNEIEELVQRLTFIGVGRPGTPLDLDALPTYIADKVLLADMPLVDISSTMLRERAAAGKSIRYMVPEAVFDYVQRSGLYGVQPRSSD